From a single Okeanomitos corallinicola TIOX110 genomic region:
- a CDS encoding response regulator, giving the protein MANKILVIDDTAVVRVKVREMLPPGNFEVLEAKDGVEGYDLILKEKINLIMLDFILPKMSGWEVFQKIQAQPELKKIPLVIMSGRKEEVTEKIPEPFEYFEFLNKPFDQRQLITAIKSSMAKAAKKPRPEASKTAAATATTEVVGAASAEGASLAEIQALNAKIAKMQAEIDGLKKQLAQVVTFIKQKIK; this is encoded by the coding sequence GTGGCCAACAAAATTCTAGTTATTGATGACACCGCAGTTGTCAGAGTAAAAGTAAGAGAAATGCTACCTCCAGGCAACTTTGAAGTATTGGAAGCAAAAGATGGTGTAGAAGGATATGACCTGATCCTCAAGGAAAAAATCAACTTAATTATGTTAGATTTTATACTTCCTAAAATGAGTGGTTGGGAAGTATTCCAAAAAATTCAAGCACAACCAGAGCTAAAAAAAATTCCTTTAGTGATCATGTCTGGTCGTAAGGAAGAAGTAACAGAAAAAATTCCCGAACCATTTGAATATTTTGAATTTCTCAACAAACCCTTTGACCAAAGGCAATTAATAACTGCAATTAAGTCATCCATGGCCAAGGCGGCTAAAAAACCTCGTCCAGAGGCGAGCAAAACGGCAGCAGCAACAGCAACAACAGAAGTAGTAGGAGCAGCATCGGCAGAAGGGGCTTCCTTAGCGGAAATTCAAGCACTAAATGCCAAAATTGCCAAAATGCAAGCAGAAATTGATGGTTTAAAGAAACAGCTTGCTCAGGTTGTGACATTCATTAAACAAAAAATCAAGTAG
- the lipA gene encoding lipoyl synthase — protein sequence MTTSQELRSEIAAMPSWLRRSIGKASEISTVQRIIKQRQIHTICEEGRCPNRGECYSQKTATFLLMGPTCTRSCAFCQVDKGHAPMAVDEEEPYKVAESVKLLGLRYVVLTSVARDDLADGGAGHFVQTMETIRQLNPETLIEVLTPDFWGGAGVGESGQKLRIAMIVNAKPACYNHNVETVKRLTGPVRRGAKYERSLAVLAMVKEIDASVMTKSGLMLGHGETQAEIIETMQDLRAVECDRLTLGQYMRPSLEHLPVQKYWTPAEFEELGKIAEDMGFSHVRSGPLVRSSYHAGED from the coding sequence ATGACTACTTCACAAGAACTGAGATCGGAAATTGCGGCTATGCCTAGTTGGTTACGTCGTTCGATTGGTAAAGCCAGTGAAATTTCTACTGTACAACGTATCATTAAGCAACGCCAAATTCATACGATTTGTGAAGAAGGCCGCTGTCCCAACCGGGGAGAATGTTATTCCCAGAAAACAGCTACGTTTTTACTTATGGGTCCGACTTGCACAAGGTCTTGTGCTTTTTGTCAGGTAGATAAAGGTCATGCACCAATGGCTGTTGATGAGGAAGAACCATACAAGGTGGCAGAGTCGGTAAAGCTGTTGGGATTACGCTATGTAGTATTGACTTCTGTAGCTCGTGATGATTTAGCTGATGGGGGTGCGGGTCATTTTGTCCAGACAATGGAGACAATTCGTCAACTAAACCCAGAAACACTGATAGAAGTCCTGACCCCAGATTTTTGGGGTGGTGCAGGTGTGGGTGAAAGTGGTCAAAAGCTAAGGATAGCTATGATTGTCAATGCTAAACCTGCCTGTTATAACCATAATGTGGAGACTGTAAAGCGGTTAACAGGCCCAGTACGACGGGGAGCAAAATACGAACGCTCATTGGCAGTTTTGGCAATGGTTAAAGAAATTGATGCCAGTGTGATGACTAAATCGGGTTTAATGCTGGGACATGGAGAAACTCAAGCAGAAATTATTGAAACAATGCAGGATCTGCGGGCTGTAGAATGCGATCGCCTCACCCTTGGTCAATATATGCGTCCTTCTTTAGAACATCTACCAGTGCAAAAATACTGGACACCAGCGGAATTTGAGGAACTGGGCAAGATAGCTGAGGACATGGGCTTTAGTCATGTTCGTTCCGGTCCCTTGGTTCGTAGTTCCTATCATGCTGGGGAAGATTAG
- the psaX gene encoding photosystem I protein PsaX, whose amino-acid sequence MTSKGKAAKPSYVFRASWALLLLAVNFLVAAYYFQVIQ is encoded by the coding sequence ATGACTTCTAAAGGTAAAGCTGCTAAACCTTCCTATGTTTTCCGCGCTAGTTGGGCCTTGCTACTGTTGGCTGTTAACTTTTTAGTTGCAGCTTATTATTTTCAGGTCATTCAATAA
- a CDS encoding branched-chain amino acid ABC transporter permease has translation MDIQLIQLIINGIAVGSIIALAAVGLTLTYGILRLSNFAHGDFLTLGAYLTFLVNGSDVNIWLSMILAAAGTVTAMLLTEILLWSRMRSIRAASTTLIIISIGLALFLRNGIIFIWGGKNQNYDLPVIPALEFGELRVPQNQLLVLGLAVLVIVALHYLLQNTKIGKAMRAVADDLDLARVSGINVDRVILWTWVIAGTLTSLGGSMYGLITAVRPNMGWFLILPLFASVIVGGIGNPYGAIIAALIIGICQEVSTPWLGSQYKQGVALFIMILVLLIRPKGLFKGTI, from the coding sequence ATGGATATACAGCTAATTCAACTAATTATTAACGGTATTGCCGTAGGTAGTATTATTGCTCTGGCAGCAGTAGGACTAACACTCACTTATGGAATTTTACGGTTATCTAACTTTGCTCACGGTGATTTTCTCACCTTGGGTGCTTACCTAACTTTCCTTGTAAATGGCTCAGATGTGAACATTTGGCTATCTATGATTTTAGCCGCAGCCGGAACTGTTACCGCAATGTTACTGACCGAAATATTACTGTGGTCACGAATGAGGTCAATACGTGCTGCCTCCACAACGCTGATCATCATCTCCATTGGACTAGCGTTATTTCTGCGGAATGGGATTATTTTCATCTGGGGAGGCAAAAACCAAAACTATGATCTGCCTGTCATCCCTGCCTTAGAATTTGGAGAATTAAGAGTACCGCAAAATCAATTATTGGTATTAGGTTTAGCCGTATTGGTAATTGTTGCCTTGCATTACCTATTACAAAACACCAAAATTGGTAAAGCTATGCGTGCAGTGGCCGATGATCTAGACTTAGCCAGAGTTTCTGGTATTAACGTTGATAGAGTAATTCTCTGGACTTGGGTAATTGCTGGTACTTTAACTTCTTTAGGCGGAAGTATGTATGGTTTAATTACCGCTGTACGCCCCAATATGGGCTGGTTTTTGATTTTGCCCTTATTTGCGTCTGTAATTGTGGGCGGTATCGGCAACCCCTACGGTGCGATCATCGCAGCTTTGATCATCGGCATTTGCCAAGAAGTTAGTACCCCTTGGCTGGGTTCTCAATACAAACAGGGTGTTGCCTTATTCATCATGATTTTAGTGCTGCTCATCCGCCCCAAAGGTTTATTTAAAGGCACAATTTAA
- the hrmK gene encoding hybrid histidine kinase/response regulator HrmK: MQQSSSLPEHNTQIDGMSQLLQTNQQLQDHLWLESSLNQLQSRLNDLLVSVNTLQQIISTEVEIMQTVVNEVAKALNNGKLGLIEYVVGIAQCQPQELVGKISYLCSLPTTEKTNPLAKSKPSKKPGLKLHAVIKLEDLQEMENQEPATAWRLGDNSSNIMTWLIIAQPEINSHCVDYQCSFNEVRSQFIHRTVEYFNTALAQLRQIQFWQQRCQQLANFNQELERTNQLKNQFLANTSHEIRTPLSSIIGFTHLLLAQGYEPERQRHQEYLHIIQSSGKHLLELINDILDLSKIEANQLEVQWEIIDVPILCKNVLALVKEKAANKGLKLCLEISDDVTNLLADPLRLKQMLLNLLFNAVKFTKSGSVGLRVETQNLYLKFTVWDTGIGISQENQSLLFRPYSQIIDPGADSNEGTGLGLMVTQQLAQIHGGYLELESEVNQGSEFTIILPLQPAGKVIEAIEAKAQQDLELQQRKSNVYGNPSCNYIPSSLREIVLVEDDLANAELIRIYLGRLGYHVTCVKNATAMWDILPQINPAVILMDVILPDENGLSLVEQLRKHPQYQNIHIVAQTAMAMKGDRETCLAAGFDDYISKPIDLEILGGIVAKYSRI; the protein is encoded by the coding sequence ATGCAGCAGTCTTCAAGCTTACCAGAACACAACACCCAAATAGATGGAATGTCACAACTTTTGCAAACAAACCAGCAACTACAGGATCACTTGTGGTTGGAGAGTAGCTTGAATCAGTTGCAGAGTCGCCTCAATGATTTACTTGTATCTGTTAATACTCTACAACAAATTATTTCTACGGAAGTAGAAATTATGCAAACTGTAGTTAACGAAGTTGCCAAGGCTTTAAATAACGGTAAGCTAGGTTTAATCGAGTATGTCGTAGGTATTGCCCAATGTCAACCACAGGAGCTAGTAGGCAAGATTTCTTACCTTTGTAGTCTACCAACAACGGAGAAAACCAATCCATTAGCAAAATCCAAACCAAGTAAAAAGCCTGGGTTAAAATTACACGCTGTGATCAAATTAGAAGATTTGCAGGAGATGGAGAATCAAGAACCTGCAACTGCGTGGCGTTTAGGCGATAATTCTAGCAATATCATGACGTGGTTGATTATTGCTCAACCAGAGATAAACTCTCATTGCGTTGACTATCAGTGTTCATTTAATGAAGTGCGATCGCAATTTATTCACAGAACAGTCGAATATTTTAATACAGCATTAGCACAATTACGGCAAATCCAATTTTGGCAACAACGTTGTCAACAGTTAGCTAATTTTAATCAGGAATTAGAACGCACCAATCAACTTAAAAATCAGTTTTTAGCTAACACCAGTCATGAGATTCGCACACCTCTGAGTTCTATTATTGGATTTACTCATTTATTGTTAGCACAAGGTTATGAACCAGAGAGACAACGCCATCAAGAATATTTACATATTATCCAATCCAGCGGTAAACATTTACTAGAGCTAATTAATGATATTTTGGATCTTTCTAAAATAGAAGCTAACCAACTAGAAGTACAATGGGAAATCATTGATGTCCCGATATTATGTAAGAATGTTTTAGCTTTAGTTAAAGAAAAAGCTGCAAACAAAGGATTGAAACTATGTCTAGAAATCAGCGATGATGTTACCAATTTATTAGCTGATCCTTTGCGACTCAAGCAAATGCTGTTAAACCTATTATTTAATGCTGTTAAATTTACCAAATCGGGGAGTGTTGGTTTAAGAGTAGAAACCCAAAATTTATATTTGAAGTTTACAGTTTGGGATACTGGTATTGGCATTTCCCAAGAAAACCAATCTTTACTATTTCGTCCCTATAGTCAAATTATTGATCCTGGTGCTGATAGCAATGAAGGGACTGGTTTAGGATTAATGGTGACACAACAATTAGCCCAGATTCATGGTGGTTATTTAGAGTTAGAGTCAGAAGTAAATCAAGGTTCTGAGTTTACTATTATTCTTCCCCTCCAACCTGCGGGAAAAGTTATAGAAGCAATAGAGGCAAAAGCCCAGCAAGACTTAGAATTACAGCAACGAAAAAGCAATGTTTATGGCAATCCATCCTGTAATTATATTCCCAGTTCCTTACGAGAAATTGTGTTAGTAGAAGATGATTTAGCTAATGCTGAATTAATACGAATTTATCTAGGTAGATTAGGTTATCATGTGACTTGTGTTAAAAATGCCACAGCAATGTGGGATATTTTACCACAGATAAATCCAGCAGTAATACTAATGGATGTGATTCTACCAGATGAAAATGGTTTGAGTTTAGTAGAACAACTCAGAAAACATCCCCAATATCAAAATATTCATATAGTTGCCCAAACAGCAATGGCGATGAAAGGAGATAGAGAAACTTGTTTAGCGGCTGGTTTTGATGATTATATTTCTAAACCCATAGATTTAGAAATTTTGGGGGGGATAGTAGCTAAATACAGCAGAATTTAG
- the larE gene encoding ATP-dependent sacrificial sulfur transferase LarE yields MMLAEKLEKLTALFTEMEQALIAYSGGVDSTLIAKIGFDVLGDRALAVTAVSPSLLPEELADATAQAATIGIAHKIVDTHEMENPNYTSNPVNRCYFCKSELHDTLKPLALELGYPYVVDGVNADDLQDYRPGIQAAKERGARSPLAEIGITKAEVRQLSQQLGLPWWDKPAQPCLSSRFPYGEEITIAKLQRVGRAEIYLRNLGWDNLRVRSEADTARIELPPEKIADFVSKTDLPNLVTTFQNLGFIYVTLDLEGYRSGKLNQVLNREVVGTKN; encoded by the coding sequence ATGATGTTGGCAGAAAAATTAGAAAAATTAACAGCTTTATTTACAGAAATGGAGCAGGCCTTGATCGCTTATTCTGGCGGTGTTGATAGTACCTTGATAGCGAAAATTGGATTCGATGTGTTGGGCGATCGCGCTTTAGCTGTAACGGCGGTTTCTCCTTCCCTACTACCAGAAGAATTAGCAGATGCAACAGCACAAGCCGCAACTATCGGTATAGCTCATAAAATAGTTGATACCCATGAGATGGAAAATCCCAACTATACATCTAACCCTGTTAACCGCTGCTATTTTTGTAAAAGTGAATTACACGACACACTCAAGCCCTTGGCTTTAGAGTTAGGATATCCTTACGTGGTAGATGGGGTAAATGCAGACGATTTGCAAGACTATCGCCCTGGAATACAAGCTGCAAAAGAAAGAGGTGCGCGATCGCCCTTAGCAGAAATTGGGATTACCAAAGCCGAAGTTCGGCAACTTTCCCAACAACTCGGTTTACCTTGGTGGGATAAACCCGCCCAACCTTGTTTAAGTTCTCGCTTTCCCTACGGTGAAGAGATTACCATAGCCAAATTACAGCGAGTGGGTAGAGCAGAAATTTATTTAAGAAATCTGGGGTGGGATAATTTACGGGTACGTTCAGAAGCAGACACGGCCAGAATTGAACTACCACCAGAAAAAATTGCAGATTTTGTGAGCAAGACAGATTTACCCAACCTTGTAACAACATTTCAAAATTTAGGATTTATCTACGTGACTTTGGATTTAGAAGGTTATCGCAGTGGTAAATTAAACCAAGTTTTAAATCGGGAAGTTGTAGGCACCAAAAACTAA
- a CDS encoding SGNH/GDSL hydrolase family protein produces MQEPYLLAASLLTGLAIPTSALPKVPNIRPENTDFLGDLKQRSQLPVGEKIIPKVDISLPEFSSRNFSKPENSLLAVTPKNTSWPEFSQSVLSPSKTAPTQENKNSSNLDILLAQLANDTQPKAGKTSSNLSYQTNQLIPVSGSQLYYLRLASLKTGQIYTRLDNDDLQPLWKSAKKQKLTYQDWKKLLAMEARAMSQGQGTNRLSILVGDSLSLWFPKEKLPTGKLWLNQGISGDNSTGLVKRLTAFSTTRPEVVYVMIGINDLLKGTSDQTILINYRRMLRSLRYNHPKSQIIVQSILPVRRPQVSNQRIRHLNAQIALIAKQEQASYLNIHNWFTDFDGGLRPELSTDGLHLSPAGYDVWRAALEQIEYIVAQR; encoded by the coding sequence ATGCAAGAACCATATCTGTTGGCTGCGAGCTTGTTAACGGGATTAGCAATACCAACATCTGCTTTGCCAAAAGTGCCAAATATCCGCCCAGAAAATACGGACTTTTTGGGAGATTTAAAACAGCGTTCACAACTGCCAGTCGGTGAAAAAATCATTCCAAAAGTTGACATTTCTTTACCAGAATTCAGTAGTCGAAATTTTTCCAAACCAGAAAATTCTCTTTTAGCAGTAACTCCGAAGAATACATCCTGGCCAGAATTTAGTCAATCAGTTCTCTCTCCATCAAAAACTGCCCCAACCCAGGAGAATAAAAATAGTTCAAATCTGGACATATTACTGGCACAATTGGCAAATGATACCCAGCCAAAAGCCGGAAAAACATCATCAAACCTCAGTTATCAAACCAATCAGTTAATTCCTGTCTCTGGAAGTCAATTGTACTATCTCCGATTGGCATCCCTAAAAACCGGTCAAATATACACTCGTTTGGACAACGATGATTTACAGCCTTTATGGAAGTCAGCCAAAAAACAAAAGTTAACTTATCAAGATTGGAAAAAGTTATTAGCGATGGAAGCCAGAGCAATGTCTCAAGGACAAGGTACAAATAGGTTGAGTATCTTGGTAGGAGACTCATTAAGCTTGTGGTTTCCCAAAGAAAAACTACCTACTGGTAAACTGTGGCTCAATCAAGGAATATCAGGAGATAATTCCACCGGACTGGTAAAAAGATTAACGGCTTTTTCCACAACTAGACCGGAAGTTGTTTATGTGATGATTGGCATTAATGACTTACTCAAGGGTACGAGTGACCAAACTATTTTAATTAACTATCGGCGGATGCTTCGCAGCTTACGATATAATCACCCCAAAAGTCAGATCATAGTCCAGTCAATTTTACCTGTTCGTCGTCCTCAAGTCTCTAATCAACGTATCCGTCATCTCAACGCCCAGATAGCCTTAATTGCCAAACAGGAACAGGCTAGTTATCTAAATATTCACAACTGGTTTACAGATTTTGATGGTGGCTTACGTCCAGAATTAAGTACCGATGGGCTGCATTTATCACCAGCAGGATATGATGTCTGGCGAGCAGCCCTAGAGCAGATAGAATATATTGTTGCTCAACGCTAG